In Mycobacterium gallinarum, a single window of DNA contains:
- a CDS encoding SRPBCC family protein: MSVTETRDVVIEATPSEIMDVLTDLETLTEWSPTHQKVEVLERDAEGRPSKSRQVVKIVGITDEQVLDYTVYDDGVGWTLVSSKQQRAQTGRYTLTRDGDSTRVRFELMVDPTVPLPGFLIKRGAKGLMETATKGLREQVLKVKNRTG; the protein is encoded by the coding sequence ATGAGTGTCACCGAAACACGCGACGTCGTCATCGAGGCGACGCCCAGCGAGATCATGGACGTTCTGACTGATCTGGAGACGTTGACCGAATGGTCACCGACCCATCAGAAGGTCGAGGTGCTCGAGCGCGACGCGGAGGGACGCCCGAGCAAGTCCAGGCAGGTCGTCAAGATCGTCGGCATAACCGACGAGCAGGTGCTGGACTACACCGTTTATGACGACGGTGTGGGCTGGACTCTCGTCAGCTCCAAGCAGCAGCGCGCCCAGACCGGTCGTTACACGCTGACGCGCGACGGTGATTCGACGCGGGTGCGTTTCGAATTGATGGTCGACCCGACGGTCCCCCTGCCCGGCTTCCTGATCAAACGGGGAGCCAAGGGACTGATGGAGACTGCCACCAAGGGCCTTCGCGAGCAGGTGCTGAAGGTCAAGAACCGCACGGGTTAG